TCCGTATATGTATAACCGCTACCGCGGTTTTATTTACCCTTTAAACTGCCTCTTTTCAATGACAATGTCGGCAGCACCTGCTGAATAGCTTCCGCCAGAATCTGATGTTCTACCGCCAGCACTCGTGCTGCCAGCGTATCCGTGGTATCGCCTGCCAGAACAGGTACTTTACGCTGAAGAATAATCGGCCCGGTGTCCACCCCTTCATCTACAAAGTGAACCGTCGCACCACTTTCCTTCTCTCCTGCCGCCAGCACCGCTTCATGAACTCGCTGTCCGTAAAAACCCTTTCCGCAGTACTGCGGAATCAGGGATGGGTGAATATTAATAATTCGTCCCCCATAAGCCTGGATAAGCTCCGGCTCCAACACGCTCATGTAACCCGCCAGCACCACCAGGTCCGTTTCTGCCTCTTCCAAGGCATCCAACAGCGCTTTAGTCCTCATAGATGTCGCTGGAAACTGCTCCTTTCCGATGACCCGGGTGGGAATACCGTGTTGTTCCCCCCGCTTTAAGGCAAAAACTCCAGCCTTGCTGGCAAGGATACAACCAATCTCCGCCCCTTGAATCTGCCCAGACTCTACGGCATCAATGACGGCTTGGAGATTGGTGCCTCCGCCGGAAACTAACACAGAAATCCTCAGCATAAGGTAACACCCTTCCCCTCTGCAATCTGACCGATGACAGAAGCTGTCTCACCTGCTGCTTTCAGCGAAGCTAGCACAGCCTCCACGTCGGCTTTGGGAACCACCATCATCATGCCTATCCCCATATTATAAGTAGAGAACATATCCACTTGCTGAATGCTCCCACACTTCTGAATATAACCAAAGATAGCAGGAACTTCCCAAGAGCCTACCTGAATTTGGACCCCCAGTCCCGCCGGAATAATCCGCGGGATATTCTCAAAAAAACCACCGCCGGTAATATGAATAATGCCATGAATGGGATGTTTGCCTACCACCGCGTCACAAGCCGCCGCATAAATCTTCGTCGGCGTCAGCAGGGCTTCTCCTAACGTCATCCCCAGCTCTTCCACATAGCTCTCCACCTTCATCTGCATTTTTTCAAAGAAAACTTTTCGCACTAGTGAATAACCGTTGCTGTGGATGCCGCTGGAAGCAAGGCCGATTACCGCATCCCCCGCTTGTATGCTGGCTCCGGTAATCATCTTTTCTCGGTCTACTACGCCCACAGAAAATCCGGCCATGTCGTATTCTCCATCTTGATAGAAGTCTGGCATTTCCGCCGTTTCACCTCCTACCAGCGCACTGCCGCTCTGATAGCAGCCTTCGGCAATGCCCTTGACGATTTCGGCAATCTTTTCTGCTTGAACTTTTCCCGTAGCAATATAGTCTAAGAAAAACAGGGGCTTTGCCCCTTGGCAAAGCACGTCATTAACACACATGGCTACGCAGTCGATGCCCACCGTATCGTGCTTGTCCATCAAAAAGGCAATTTTCAGCTTTGTACCTACCCCATCGGTGCCAGATACTAAAACAGGTTCCGCCATGTGAGTGGTATCTAATTTAAATAGGCTGCCAAAGCCTCCTAGCCCGGTCAGCACATTTTCGTTAAAGGTCCGCTTTACATGAGGCTTCATGAGATCTACGGCCCGCTCCCCTTCTTTTGTATCGACCCCTGCATCTTTATAAGTTAATTTGCTATCCATAAGTTCCTCCCTTATTCTTCAAACTTCATACCCAGTTCAGGCAATTCCAGGGGATAATCCCCCGTAAAACAGGCGGTACAAATTTTGTCTGGCCCCAAAGAAATAGCCTCCAGCATGCCTTCCACACTGAGGTATCCCAGGGAGTCGGCTCCCATGCCTTGCCGGATTTCTTCAATCGTATGGGTGGCGGCTATGAGCTTGCTCTTGTCCGGCGTATCAATACCGAAGAAACAAGGGTCGGTTACCGGCGGCGACGCGACCCGCACGTGAACCTCTTTTGCTCCAGCCTCCTTTAGCATGCGAACAATCTTTGCGCTGGTGGTGCCTCGGACAATGGAGTCATCAATCATGATTACCCGCTTACCTGCTACATTTTCCTTGAGCACGTTCAGCTTCAACCGCACGCTTAACTCCCGCATCCGCTGATCTGGCTGAATAAAAGTCCGGCCTACATAGCGATTCTTGATGAAGCCTTCCCCATAAGGGATACCCGATTCCTTAGCATATCCGATAGCCGCCACCGTACCAGAATCTGGCACAGAGATGACCACATCTGCCTCTACCGGATGTTCCTTGGCCAGAATTTTGCCGCAGAGGTTTCTGGCTGTATAGACGTTCCGCTGGTCGATATCGCTGTCTGGTCTGGAAAAATAGACGTATTCAAAAGCACAAGAGGCTCTCTTCCCCGCCTTAGCATAACGGTATGATTTTATTTCATGGTTTTCAATAATTACCATTTCGCCCGGCTCCACATCCCGAATCATCTGAGCGCCCAGCAGAGAAAAGATACAGCTTTCAGAGGAAAGCACAAAGCCTTTTTCCGTCTTGCCAATACACAGCGGCCGAATACCATTTGGGTCCCGGACACCAATCAGTTTGTTGGCAGAGGTAATGACCAAGGCATATGCCCCTTGAACCACTTGCAAGGTTTGGTTGATGGCCTCTTCAATCGTGCTGTTCTTTAAATGTCTGGCGATAAGGGCCGCTATAACTTCTGAATCGATGGAAGTCTGGAAAATCACCCCATCGTCCTGCATTTCTTCCCGCAGGATTCGGGCGTTAACCAGATTGCCATTGTGGGCCAAAGCCAAAGGGCCTCCTTTGTGGTAGACCACCAGCGGCATAGCATTAGAAGCATGGCTTTCACCAGCCGTGCTGTATCGCACGTGGCCGATAGCAATATCCCCTTGCAGACGCTGAATAATCTCATCATTGAAGATTTCCTGCACCAGGCCCATCTCTTTATAATACTGAATCTTGCCCCCCAGGTTGACGGCAATTCCCGCACTCTCCTGTCCCCGGTGCTGTAAGGAATGCAAGCCAAAGTAGACGGCGCGGGCATTTTCCTGACTGCCAGGCTCATAGACCCCCACCACGCCGCATTCGTCGTGGAATTTTTCCTCTTCAAACATCTTCAATTCCTGATTTATATCAATCATTCTTTTCTCCAATTTCCTTCTATTCCCATGGAATGCAAAAGCTGCTGATTCCAGGTGGCTTTCAGCCTACTGCTTTACTCTGCTGAACACTTCCTGATACGTCTCTTCTACGTTTCCCAAATCTCTTCGGAAGCGGTCTTTGTCCATCTTTTCGTTGGTATTCACATCCCACAGTCTACAGGTATCTGGTGAAATCTCATCTGCCAGAATGACCTGCCCTTCGCAAAGACCGAACTCAATCTTAAAGTCAATCAGCTTTAAATCCCTTTCCAGAAAGAATTCCTTTAACCCTTCGTTGACAGCATAAGCATATTTTTTCACATGGGCTAGCTGCTCTGGGGTAGCCAACTCCAAAGCCAAGATGTGGTCGTCGTTAATCAAGGGATCGCCTAAATCGTCGTTCTTATAAGAAAATTCCAGCACCGGCTGTTTAAATACAATGCCTTCCTCTACGCCATACCGCTTAGAAAAAGAGCCGGCGGATACGTTGCGGATAATGACTTCCAACGGCAGGATTGTCACGGCCTTTACCAGGGTCTCCCGCTCGCTGAGCTGTTCGACCAAATGCGTTGGAATGCCCTTTTCCTCCAGCATCTTAAAGATAATATTAGCCATGGTGTTATTGACCACGCCCTTGCCGGCAATCTGCCCCTTTTTCAATCCGTTGAAAGCAGTCGCATCGTCCTTGTAATCTACGATAAATAGCTTTGGATCCGCTGTCTTAAATACTTTTTTGGCTTTTCCTTCATAGAGCATTTCTAATTTTTCCATGGTTCATTCCTCCTGATCTTTCCTTTAAGGGAATCGGTAAATTGTTTTTTATGATATATAATATAAATATTTCCTATGCGTTCATCTCTGCATCCAGAGCCATGATTTCTTCTTCCATCTTTATTTTGTACGCCTTCATCTTCTGCCGAAGCTCCGGATATTTGATGCTGAGCATCTGCACGGCCAGCAAAGCCGCGTTTTCTGCCCCGTCAATAGCTACGGTAGCCACCGGTACTCCTTTAGGCATCTGCACTACGGAAAGAAGGGAATCCAGACCGTCCATGGTGCTGGACTTCATGGGAATTCCAATGATTGGAAGGGGTGTGGTCGCTGCCAGCACACCGGCTAAGTGCGCCGCCTTTCCCGCCGCAGCGATGATGACCTCAATACCCTTTTCCTCTGCGGTTCGAGAAAATTCCTCTGCCGCCCGGGGAGTCCGATGGGCGGAAATAATCCGTACCGAACAATCCACACCAAATTCCTGTAGCAACGCTTCTGCCTTTTGCACCACCGGATAGTCTGATTTGCTTCCCATTACGATTGCTGCTTTCATCTTTTTATCCTCCATACATCCAGTAAAGTCTTTTTTATTTAAAATATCTTACACCGGCTTCAAAAATCTGCTGATCCTTGTCCCCCGGCACATTCTTATATACATTAGTGCCAATACGCTCCGAATGCCCCATCTTGCCAAAGATTCGACCATCCGGCGAAGTAATACCCTCGATAGCACAGGTAGAATAGTTGGGATTGAAGGCAATGTCCATAGAAGGCTGGCCCCCAAAATCTACGTACTGAGTAGCCACCTGCCCATTTGCCATGAGCTGAGCTATCCACTCCTGGCTGGCGATAAAGCGGCCTTCTCCATGAGACATGGCTACCCGGTGAATCTGGCCGGGCTCTGCCTTTGCCAGCCACGGTGATTTGTTGGAAGCAATTCTGGTGTTTACCAGACAGGATACGTGGCGACCAATTTTATTGTAGGTCAGGGTTGGCGAATCCTCATCCATATCTGTGATTCGGCCATAAGGCACCAGCCCCAGCTTAATCAAGGCCTGGAATCCATTGCAGATCCCCAGCATCAAACCGTCTCTGTTCTCCAACAGATGGCTGACGGCCTCTTGTACCCCCGGATTTCGGAAAACCGCCGTGATAAACTTGGCAGAACCGTCTGGCTCGTCGCCTCCAGAGAACCCGCCTGGCAGGAAGATAATTTGACTTTCCCGAATCTTCTCTTCCAATTCTCGAATGGAAGCAATCAACTGCTCCTGATTCAGATTGCGCATGATGTGAATGTCTGCCTGGGCCCCAGCCCGCTCAAAGGCCCGCTTAGAATCCATCTCGCAGTTCGTACCCGGGAAGGCCGGTATCAACACCCTTGGCTTGGCGATCTTGATAGCCGGCGAAGCCCAGCTGTCCGTCTTATAGCTGATGACTGGAACGTCCGTCTTATCTTCTTCCCCCTTGAAGTCCCCAGTACGCACTGGAAATACACCTTCCAGCGGTGTCGTCCACTGGCGGAGAATCTCCTCTAGCGTTTTTTCTACAGAGATTGTCTGTTCCTCCGTATCTGCTTTAGCTCCCGCATCCTCACAGTCAGCAAGCTCCGTCACCTTGGCGGTCAGCTTTCCGCTATTCGCCGTGGCCCCAACTCGCTTATATGGCAATCCGCCAAACAGGGTCTCTGGGTCTGCCTCTCCGTCGATTTCCAGCAGCAAGGCACCATATTGAGGCTGACAGAATTCGTCTCTGGTTATCTGCTCCAGTGTGACCCCCAGCTTATTGCCAACGGCCATTTTTACGGCGGTCATAAACACCCCGCCTTTTCCCACCGTATTGGCAGAAAGAATATGGCCAGCTGCCGTCAGTTCTTGTATTCGATCCATGTTGTCTCGATATTGCTTGAAATCAGGAAGCTGATTGGCGTTCCGAGAAATCGGCAAGTAGATTAAGTGGCTTCCCGCCTTTTTAAATTCTGTGGATACGACTTGTCCGGCCTCTATTACCGCTACGGCAAAGGATACCAGCGTTGGCGGCACATTGATGTCCATAAACGTTCCAGACATGCTGTCCTTGCCTCCGATGGCGGGAATGCTCAGTTCCGTCTGCACCTTTAGGGCTCCCAGCAAAGCCATAAAAGGCTTACTCCAGCTCTGGGAATCTTCCGTCATCCGCTGAAAATATTCCTGGAAGGTCAGTCGGACCTTTCTCCGATCACCGCCCATGGCTACGATTTTGGTTACTGAATCCAGCACCGCATACAAGGCACCATGATAAGGTGAGCTCTTGGCCAGCTGTGGGTCGAATCCGTAAGTCATCAGCGTGGCCGTAGTGGTCTCTCCAGTAGTCACTGGCAGCTTACAGGCCATGCCTGCCGCCGGTGACAGCTGATATTTTCCGCCCAGGGGCATAAGCACTGTAGCCCCGCCAATAGTACTGTCAAACCGCTCCAGAAGGCCTTTCTGACTGCAACAGTTCAGGTCAGCCAAGCAGTCTTCCATCCAACAATCCAGTTCTTTCAAAGGCCCATTCATAAAGTCTAAGGACTGATCCTTTACCAGCACCTTTGCTTTCTGCGTGACCCCATTTGTATTTAAAAATTCTCTGCTCAAGTCTAAAATACAGCTGCCCCGCCAGAACATGCGAAACCGTCCGCTGTCCGTTACCTGAGCTACTGCCACCGCCTCCAGATTTTCCTCTTGGGCCAGAGCTATAAACGACTTGGCATCGGCTTCCGATACGACTACCGCCATCCGTTCCTGGGATTCCGAAATAGCCAGCTCTGTGCCGTCCAAACCTTCGTACTTTTTCAGTACCAAGTCCAGATTCACATCCAGACTGTCCGCTAATTCGCCGATGGCAACAGATACGCCCCCTGCTCCGAAATCATTACAGCGTTTAATCAGGGTAGCCGCTTCTTTTCTGCGGAACAGCCGCTGAATGTTCCGTTCAACCGGTGGATTGCCTTTCTGAACCTCGGCACCGCAGTTGAGGATGGATTCTTCTGTATGCTCCTTAGAGGAGCCGGTAGCTCCACCACAGCCGTCTCGTCCGGTCCGACCTCCTACCAATACGATGACATCCCCCGGTTCAGGCCGCTCTCTGCGTACATGACTGGCAGGAGCTGCTCCGATGACGGCTCCGATTTCCATGCGCTTGGCGACGTAGTCTTCATGGTAAACCTCTGCTACCTGCCCGGTGGCCAGGCCAATCTGGTTTCCGTAAGAGCTGTATCCAGCCGCTGCCCCTTGGGTAATTTTTCGTTGTGGCAGTTTGCCAGGCAGCGTATCCTGAATTGGAGTCCGCGGATCAGCAGAACCGGTCACCCGCATGGCCTGATAGACGTAAACCCTGCCTGATAGCGGGTCTCTTATGGCGCCTCCCAAACAAGTAGCTGCACCGCCGAAGGGTTCAATCTCTGTGGGATGATTGTGAGTCTCATTTTTAAACATCACCAACCAATCTTCTTCCTGTCCGTCAATATTGGCCTTCACCTTTATACTGCACGCATTGATTTCTTCTGATTCATCTAGGTCAGGCACTAGACCCTTTTTCTTTAGATATTTTGTGCCGATGCAGGCCAAGTCCATCAGACAGATGTCCTTCCCTCCCTCTTGAAGGGCTTTAAAAATCCGGTCCCCGTAGACCTCTTGCCGTATAGCCAAATATTCGTCGAAGGATTCTTCAATTAACTGGGCATATGCACCTTGTTCAAACTGAATATCCGTCAGACTAGTCATGAAGGTTGTGTGCCGGCAATGATCGGACCAATAGGTATCAATCACCTTCAGCTCCGTCATGCTGGGTTCTCTCTTTTCTGCACTCTTGAAATATTTCTGGATAAAACCAATGTCCTCACTGCTCATGGCAAAACCCTGCTCTCGCCGAAAAACGTCCAACTGAACCTCACTCATGGTAGTAAATCCCTCTATCACCGCTACATCTGCTGGTACAGCACTGTTCATGGACAAGTGCTCTGGCTTTTCCATGTCGGCCTCTTGCGAATCTACTGGATTGATGCAATAGTCCTTCACCTGGATTAATTGATTTTGATCTACCTCTCCCTGCAAAACAATGATTTTGGCAAACTTCACCATAGGTTGGGCCTGAGCATTCATCATTTTAATGCACTGAGCTGCCGAATCTGCCCGCTGATCATACTGGCCAGGGAGAAACTCCACTGCAAACAGCGTTTCCCCCAGTCCTTCCGGCAGCTGCTCTTCATAGACCCAATCTACCGCTGGTTCTGAAAAGACCGTATGTCTAGCCTTCTCATAGGTCTGCTCATCAATCCCATCTATGTCATATCTGTTTAAAATCCGAATGTTCGATAATCCTGTTAAGTGGAGATTTTGTCTGACATCTTCTCTTAGCCCTTGAGCCTCCACATCAAAGCCTTTCTTTTTTTCAACAAAGATCCGTTTTACCATACAAGCGATCCTTTCTCCGTACATTCAATCCATTTATTTTATTTAATGTTCGTATTTTATTATTTTATTTGTCTTAATGACTAAAGACTAGCACACTTTTTCCGTCATTACAAGAAACATCTGCAATTTTATTAAAAAATTTTATAAAAACACGAACTTTATTCATCCATCTTTTTTTAATTGTTCATATATGTGCAATTGCGCACAAAAAAAGCGGGGGGGCAAACCCTCGCCTTTTTCATATCACTAAAATGTCTTTTTTAATTGTATGGGCCAGATATCATTCTAAATCCCTTTGTTGTCTTCCTTCCATCGCCAGCTGGCTTCCCCATAGGCCAAAATCAACTCAGCTGCTTGCTGAATGCCGATACGCCCGCTGTCCAAAGACAGCTGATAACCTCGGGAATCGCCCCATTCTTCCCCGGTGTACTGCCGATGGAACTCGGCCCGCCCTCGGTCCGTCTCTTGAATCAGTACCTTGGTAGCTTTCTCACTGATGCCGTTGGATTGAGCAATCCGCTGAATGCGCCAATCTAAATCTGCGTGGACAAAGACGCTGATATGGTCTTCTTGTTGGCGGAAGATGGCATTAGCGCACCGCCCTACCAGAACACAAGGCCGCGTCCCAATCAACCTGCGAATTTCCTCAAAAGGCTTCCTGCTCAACCGGTCATCTGCTTCCTCCCTGGCGATAGCGTATAGCAGACTATTGGCGGGTTTCTCTTCAAAAAAAGTCTGAACCTCTTCATAGTCCCCTAACTCTTTCAGCCGTTCAGCCAGGTATTCTTTATCATAGAGCTCAACCCCCAGCTTTTCTGCCAGCTTCTCGCCGATGTCGTGTCCGCCGCTTCCATATTCCCGTCCGATGGTAATAATCATATTCCTCACCTCACTATATAAAATGTGCAAAGATAGCTGCACCTACTACCGTTAGCAGGCCCGTCACCGCAATGGCCAAACTGCTGATGGCCCCTTCTACTTCGCCCATTTCCATAGCCCGGGCTGTGCCGATGGCGTGAGCCGCTGTTCCCA
The genomic region above belongs to Aminipila butyrica and contains:
- the purN gene encoding phosphoribosylglycinamide formyltransferase; the encoded protein is MLRISVLVSGGGTNLQAVIDAVESGQIQGAEIGCILASKAGVFALKRGEQHGIPTRVIGKEQFPATSMRTKALLDALEEAETDLVVLAGYMSVLEPELIQAYGGRIINIHPSLIPQYCGKGFYGQRVHEAVLAAGEKESGATVHFVDEGVDTGPIILQRKVPVLAGDTTDTLAARVLAVEHQILAEAIQQVLPTLSLKRGSLKGK
- the purM gene encoding phosphoribosylformylglycinamidine cyclo-ligase → MDSKLTYKDAGVDTKEGERAVDLMKPHVKRTFNENVLTGLGGFGSLFKLDTTHMAEPVLVSGTDGVGTKLKIAFLMDKHDTVGIDCVAMCVNDVLCQGAKPLFFLDYIATGKVQAEKIAEIVKGIAEGCYQSGSALVGGETAEMPDFYQDGEYDMAGFSVGVVDREKMITGASIQAGDAVIGLASSGIHSNGYSLVRKVFFEKMQMKVESYVEELGMTLGEALLTPTKIYAAACDAVVGKHPIHGIIHITGGGFFENIPRIIPAGLGVQIQVGSWEVPAIFGYIQKCGSIQQVDMFSTYNMGIGMMMVVPKADVEAVLASLKAAGETASVIGQIAEGKGVTLC
- the purF gene encoding amidophosphoribosyltransferase; protein product: MIDINQELKMFEEEKFHDECGVVGVYEPGSQENARAVYFGLHSLQHRGQESAGIAVNLGGKIQYYKEMGLVQEIFNDEIIQRLQGDIAIGHVRYSTAGESHASNAMPLVVYHKGGPLALAHNGNLVNARILREEMQDDGVIFQTSIDSEVIAALIARHLKNSTIEEAINQTLQVVQGAYALVITSANKLIGVRDPNGIRPLCIGKTEKGFVLSSESCIFSLLGAQMIRDVEPGEMVIIENHEIKSYRYAKAGKRASCAFEYVYFSRPDSDIDQRNVYTARNLCGKILAKEHPVEADVVISVPDSGTVAAIGYAKESGIPYGEGFIKNRYVGRTFIQPDQRMRELSVRLKLNVLKENVAGKRVIMIDDSIVRGTTSAKIVRMLKEAGAKEVHVRVASPPVTDPCFFGIDTPDKSKLIAATHTIEEIRQGMGADSLGYLSVEGMLEAISLGPDKICTACFTGDYPLELPELGMKFEE
- the purC gene encoding phosphoribosylaminoimidazolesuccinocarboxamide synthase → MEKLEMLYEGKAKKVFKTADPKLFIVDYKDDATAFNGLKKGQIAGKGVVNNTMANIIFKMLEEKGIPTHLVEQLSERETLVKAVTILPLEVIIRNVSAGSFSKRYGVEEGIVFKQPVLEFSYKNDDLGDPLINDDHILALELATPEQLAHVKKYAYAVNEGLKEFFLERDLKLIDFKIEFGLCEGQVILADEISPDTCRLWDVNTNEKMDKDRFRRDLGNVEETYQEVFSRVKQ
- the purE gene encoding 5-(carboxyamino)imidazole ribonucleotide mutase, producing MKAAIVMGSKSDYPVVQKAEALLQEFGVDCSVRIISAHRTPRAAEEFSRTAEEKGIEVIIAAAGKAAHLAGVLAATTPLPIIGIPMKSSTMDGLDSLLSVVQMPKGVPVATVAIDGAENAALLAVQMLSIKYPELRQKMKAYKIKMEEEIMALDAEMNA
- a CDS encoding phosphoribosylformylglycinamidine synthase, whose product is MVKRIFVEKKKGFDVEAQGLREDVRQNLHLTGLSNIRILNRYDIDGIDEQTYEKARHTVFSEPAVDWVYEEQLPEGLGETLFAVEFLPGQYDQRADSAAQCIKMMNAQAQPMVKFAKIIVLQGEVDQNQLIQVKDYCINPVDSQEADMEKPEHLSMNSAVPADVAVIEGFTTMSEVQLDVFRREQGFAMSSEDIGFIQKYFKSAEKREPSMTELKVIDTYWSDHCRHTTFMTSLTDIQFEQGAYAQLIEESFDEYLAIRQEVYGDRIFKALQEGGKDICLMDLACIGTKYLKKKGLVPDLDESEEINACSIKVKANIDGQEEDWLVMFKNETHNHPTEIEPFGGAATCLGGAIRDPLSGRVYVYQAMRVTGSADPRTPIQDTLPGKLPQRKITQGAAAGYSSYGNQIGLATGQVAEVYHEDYVAKRMEIGAVIGAAPASHVRRERPEPGDVIVLVGGRTGRDGCGGATGSSKEHTEESILNCGAEVQKGNPPVERNIQRLFRRKEAATLIKRCNDFGAGGVSVAIGELADSLDVNLDLVLKKYEGLDGTELAISESQERMAVVVSEADAKSFIALAQEENLEAVAVAQVTDSGRFRMFWRGSCILDLSREFLNTNGVTQKAKVLVKDQSLDFMNGPLKELDCWMEDCLADLNCCSQKGLLERFDSTIGGATVLMPLGGKYQLSPAAGMACKLPVTTGETTTATLMTYGFDPQLAKSSPYHGALYAVLDSVTKIVAMGGDRRKVRLTFQEYFQRMTEDSQSWSKPFMALLGALKVQTELSIPAIGGKDSMSGTFMDINVPPTLVSFAVAVIEAGQVVSTEFKKAGSHLIYLPISRNANQLPDFKQYRDNMDRIQELTAAGHILSANTVGKGGVFMTAVKMAVGNKLGVTLEQITRDEFCQPQYGALLLEIDGEADPETLFGGLPYKRVGATANSGKLTAKVTELADCEDAGAKADTEEQTISVEKTLEEILRQWTTPLEGVFPVRTGDFKGEEDKTDVPVISYKTDSWASPAIKIAKPRVLIPAFPGTNCEMDSKRAFERAGAQADIHIMRNLNQEQLIASIRELEEKIRESQIIFLPGGFSGGDEPDGSAKFITAVFRNPGVQEAVSHLLENRDGLMLGICNGFQALIKLGLVPYGRITDMDEDSPTLTYNKIGRHVSCLVNTRIASNKSPWLAKAEPGQIHRVAMSHGEGRFIASQEWIAQLMANGQVATQYVDFGGQPSMDIAFNPNYSTCAIEGITSPDGRIFGKMGHSERIGTNVYKNVPGDKDQQIFEAGVRYFK
- a CDS encoding cytidylate kinase-like family protein, with the protein product MIITIGREYGSGGHDIGEKLAEKLGVELYDKEYLAERLKELGDYEEVQTFFEEKPANSLLYAIAREEADDRLSRKPFEEIRRLIGTRPCVLVGRCANAIFRQQEDHISVFVHADLDWRIQRIAQSNGISEKATKVLIQETDRGRAEFHRQYTGEEWGDSRGYQLSLDSGRIGIQQAAELILAYGEASWRWKEDNKGI